The following coding sequences are from one Nicotiana tabacum cultivar K326 chromosome 1, ASM71507v2, whole genome shotgun sequence window:
- the LOC107799079 gene encoding plant UBX domain-containing protein 7-like, with product MESYQQMLISSFLEIAIDQTADTARQFLQTTKWNLEEAIQLFYNNELVDNPSLNGDDDDDDDDDDDDDDVRPPLHVEREVIYGHNNTVQYNGNSSSHNFDDEILSRLGDVWRVEERDDNLASMYRPPFALIYNGPFNNAIDTAKTQNKWLLVNMQSMQEFTSHLLNKDTWANDYIARIIKKNFIFWQVNDHTEEGQKVCTYYKLNSLPVILVIDPITGQKVHSWNGMVQPEILLKDITSFIDLSPSEYHANLLHKRSRKNPRDEIKEDEGVQQTNEIKEVMKICYPTLPEEPEGDRNLICRVAIRLPDGRRIQRNFLKIDSIKLLWSYCCVEFEEAETRPFRFRQVIPGAVKFLEYDSNLNFEESDLNNSIVSVTWE from the coding sequence ATGGAATCATACCAACAGATGTTAATTTCTTCTTTCCTTGAAATTGCCATAGATCAAACCGCCGATACTGCTCGCCAATTTCTTCAGACAACAAAATGGAATCTTGAGGAAGCAATTCAACTTTTCTACAATAATGAACTTGTTGATAATCCTAGCTTGAATGGAGACGATGACGATGACGATGATGacgacgacgatgatgatgatgtacGGCCGCCTTTACATGTAGAAAGAGAAGTTATTTATGGTCATAATAATACAGTACAATATAATGGTAACAGTTCGTCACACAACTTTGATGATGAAATATTGAGTCGTCTTGGAGATGTTTGGAGGGTAGAGGAACGAGACGATAATCTTGCTTCTATGTATCGTCCACCCTTTGCTTTGATATACAACGGGCCTTTTAACAACGCGATTGATACAGCAAAAACACAGAACAAATGGCTGTTAGTGAACATGCAATCCATGCAAGAATTCACGTCACACTTGCTAAACAAAGATACTTGGGCTAACGATTATATTGCTCGGATTataaaaaagaattttattttctGGCAAGTAAATGATCACACTGAGGAAGGCCAAAAAGTTTGCACGTACTATAAATTAAATTCTTTGCCTGTTATATTAGTAATTGATCCTATAACAGGTCAAAAAGTGCATTCTTGGAATGGAATGGTTCAGCCTGAAATTCTATTAAAGGATATTACATCTTTTATTGATCTTAGCCCCTCAGAATATCATGCTAATTTATTGCATAAACGATCTAGGAAAAATCCTCGCGATGAAATTAAAGAAGATGAAGGCGTACAACAGACTAATGAAATCAAAGAAGTAATGAAGATTTGCTATCCAACTCTACCTGAAGAACCAGAAGGTGATAGGAATTTAATTTGCAGAGTTGCGATTCGCCTTCCTGATGGACGTAGAATACAGaggaattttttaaaaattgattcAATTAAGTTGTTATGGTCTTATTGTTGTGTTGAGTTTGAGGAAGCAGAGACAAGGCCATTTCGATTCAGACAAGTTATTCCAGGGGCAGTGAAGTTTTTAGAGTATGATAGTAACTTAAATTTTGAGGAGTCAGATCTTAATAATTCTATTGTTTCTGTAACTTGGGAATGA
- the LOC107799078 gene encoding protein trichome birefringence-like 23, with protein MLKKMLFSWKSWWRSLYKQNHFVLKLGFSILLLGLAFRLLFSRSDVISEVQETPFVQKTQSLSPPVSFSLPETADQIGPQEQAGKCNLFNGDWIPDPSGPVYTNETCKFIESHQNCMTNGRPDTGYLYWRWNPRSCQLPRFDSHKFLQLMSNKTWALIGDSISRNHVQSFLCVLSKVEEAIEVYHDKEYRSRRWLFPSYNFTVSVIWSPFLAQAAIFEDYNGVSTSEIELHLDKLDASWTDQFNNFDYMIFASGEWYVKTAIYYENDTVVGCHYCPKRNLTELGFDFAYRKVLGNFFNYLLSSNHKGMMFFRTATPDHFENGEWFSGGHCKRTKPVKEGKFNLTEINKILHEIEIEEIGKATAKASETGLNLKLFDVTALSLMRPDGHPGPYRYFQPFAKDKNAKIINDCLHWCLPGPIDAWNDMLMEMVLNG; from the exons ATGCTGAAGAAAATGTTGTTTTCTTGGAAATCATGGTGGAGGTCATTATACAAGCAAAATCACTTTGTTTTAAAGTTGGGATTTTCGATTTTGTTATTGGGTCTTGCTTTTAGGCTTTTATTTTCAAGATCTGATGTGATTTCTGAAGTTCAAGAAACTCCTTTTGTTCAAAAGACTCAATCTTTATCGCCTCCAGTTTCTTTCAGTTTGCCTGAAACTGCAGATCAGATTGGTCCTCAAG AGCAAGCAGGGAAGTGTAATCTTTTCAATGGAGATTGGATTCCTGATCCATCTGGTCCTGTTTACACGAACGAGACATGCAAATTTATTGAAAGCCATCAGAATTGTATGACGAATGGCCGGCCTGATACTGGTTATCTTTACTGGAGGTGGAATCCACGTAGTTGCCAGTTGCCTCGGTTTGATTCACATAAGTTTCTTCAGTTAATGAGTAATAAAACATGGGCATTGATCGGTGATTCAATTTCAAGGAACCATGTCCAATCATTTCTTTGTGTACTCTCAAAG GTAGAGGAAGCCATTGAAGTATACCATGACAAGGAGTACCGGTCCAGGAGATGGTTATTCCCCTCATACAACTTTACCGTTTCAGTTATTTGGTCCCCCTTTCTGGCACAAGCAGCTATATTTGAAGACTACAACGGAGTTTCCACATCTGAGATTGAACTTCATCTCGACAAGCTTGATGCGAGTTGGACTGATCAGTTTAACAATTTTGATTATATGATATTTGCAAGCGGTGAGTGGTATGTCAAAACTGCAATCTACTATGAAAACGATACAGTAGTGGGCTGCCACTACTGTCCCAAAAGGAACTTGACCGAGCTTGGTTTCGACTTTGCGTACCGTAAAGTTCTTGGAAATTTTTTCAACTATCTTCTCTCATCAAATCACAAAGGCATGATGTTTTTTAGGACCGCGACACCAGACCATTTCGAGAATGGTGAGTGGTTTAGTGGTGGACATTGTAAAAGAACCAAACCGGTGAAGGAAGGTAAGTTCAATTTGACCGAGATTAACAAGATTCTACATGAAATCGAAATAGAGGAAATTGGAAAAGCTACAGCTAAAGCTTCTGAGACGGGTTTGAATCTAAAGCTTTTCGATGTAACTGCCCTTTCATTAATGAGGCCCGATGGGCATCCAGGTCCGTACAGGTATTTTCAACCGTTTGCAAAAGATAAGAATGCGAAAATCATCAATGACTGCTTGCATTGGTGTTTGCCTGGACCTATAGATGCTTGGAATGATATGCTAATGGAGATGGTGTTAAATGGTTAA
- the LOC107799076 gene encoding high mobility group B protein 6 isoform X2 translates to MATTAEMALVAELVPAKKGRSRKALKQKNPSSNEANILAAIVTQSPSLALPVDDSVKENLETLTQPRSEKKTNKRGASKAKKQTETENSFEKELLEMQEKLQKMTLEKEQTEEILKAREDMLKQKEEELEARDKEQEKLQIELKKLQKMKEFKPTLNFPIVQSLRDKEEKKEKKKKADPSKKRPAAPYVLWCKDQWNEVKKANPNAEFKEISNLLGAKWKTISAEEKKPYEEKYQAEKEAYLKIVGKEKRELEAMRLLDEEQKQKTAMELLEQYIQFQQGAIENENKKKKKEKDPLKPKQPLSAFFLFTNERRAALLAENKNVKEVAKITGEEWKNMTEKQKAPYEGMAMKRKEKYLQEMEVYKKKKDEEAAAHSKEEEELMKLKKQEALQLLKKKEKTENLIKKTKENRQKKKQKEDNVVDPNKPKKPAGSFFLFSKEERKKLVEERPGINNSTITALISLKWKELSEEEKQVWNNKAAEAYKKEMEEYNKSVAEKQNNN, encoded by the exons ATGGCTACCACTGCTGAGATGGCCCTCGTCGCCGAACTTGTCCCCGCAAAGAAGGGGAGGTCGAGGAAGGCGCTGAAGCAGAAAAATCCATCATCGAACGAAGCCAATATATTGGCTGCTATTGTAACTCAGTCGCCTTCACTGGCGTTGCCAGTGGACGACTCAGTTAAGGAGAACCTTGAAACCCTCACACAACCACGATccgaaaagaaaacaaacaagagAGGAGCCTCAAAGGCTAAGAAACAAACAGAAACTGAAAATTCATTTGAGAAAGAGTTGCTAGAAAtgcaagaaaagcttcaaaagaTGACACTTGAGAAGGAGCAGACTGAGGAAATTTTGAAAGCCAGAGAGGATATGTTGAAGCAGAAGGAGGAAGAGCTCGAAGCTCGGGATAAAGAGCAAGAGAAGCTTCAAATTGAACTCAAAAAGTTGCAGAAAATGAAAGAGTTCAAACCAACCCTG aATTTCCCTATAGTGCAATCTCTAAGGGACAAAGAGgagaaaaaggagaagaagaagaaggcagATCCTTCGAAGAAAAGGCCAGCAGCGCCGTACGTATTGTGGTGCAAAGATCAATGGAATGAG GTGAAAAAGGCTAACCCAAATGCTGAGTTCAAAGAGATATCAAATTTATTGGGGGCAAAGTGGAAAACAATAAGTGCAGAAGAAAAGAAGCCTTATGAGGAAAAATACCAAGCTGAAAAGGAAGCTTACTTGAAAATTGTCGGGAAGGAGAAGCGCGAATTAGAAGCTATGAGGCTCTTAGATGAAGAGCAGAAACAGAAAACAGCTATGGAATTGCTTGAACAATATATTCAATTCCAACAAGGAGCAATTGAaaatgaaaacaagaagaaaaa GAAAGAAAAAGACCCCTTGAAACCAAAACAGCCATTATCAGCATTTTTCCTGTTTACAAATGAGCGTCGCGCTGCTCTACTTGCTGAGAACAAGAATGTAAAGGAG GTGGCAAAAATTACAGGTGAAGAGTGGAAGAACATGACAGAGAAACAAAAAGCACCTTATGAAGGG ATGGCAATGAAGAGAAAGGAGAAATATTTGCAAGAAATGGAAGTTTATAAGAAGAAAAAAGACGAAGAAGCTGCTGCACATTCGAAGGAAGAGGAGGAACTGATGAAACTTAAGAAACAAGAAGCACTTCAATtgctcaaaaagaaagaaaagacagaAAATTTAATCAAG AAAACGAAAGAAAATCgccaaaagaagaaacaaaaggaagacAATGTTGTGGATCCTAACAAACCAAAGAAGCCTGCTGGATCATTCTTTCTCTTCAGCaaagaggaaaggaagaaactAGTCGAAGAGCGCCCTGGAATCAATAATTCTACTATTACTGCTCTCATTTCTCTAAAATGGAAG GAATTGagtgaagaagaaaaacaagtgtGGAACAACAAAGCAGCTGAAGCATACAAAAAGGAAATGGAAGAGTACAACAAATCTGTAGCAGAAAAGCAGAACAACAATTAG
- the LOC107799076 gene encoding high mobility group B protein 6 isoform X1 — protein sequence MATTAEMALVAELVPAKKGRSRKALKQKNPSSNEANILAAIVTQSPSLALPVDDSVKENLETLTQPRSEKKTNKRGASKAKKQTETENSFEKELLEMQEKLQKMTLEKEQTEEILKAREDMLKQKEEELEARDKEQEKLQIELKKLQKMKEFKPTLNFPIVQSLRDKEEKKEKKKKADPSKKRPAAPYVLWCKDQWNEVKKANPNAEFKEISNLLGAKWKTISAEEKKPYEEKYQAEKEAYLKIVGKEKRELEAMRLLDEEQKQKTAMELLEQYIQFQQGAIENENKKKKKEKDPLKPKQPLSAFFLFTNERRAALLAENKNVKEVAKITGEEWKNMTEKQKAPYEGMAMKRKEKYLQEMEVYKKKKDEEAAAHSKEEEELMKLKKQEALQLLKKKEKTENLIKQKTKENRQKKKQKEDNVVDPNKPKKPAGSFFLFSKEERKKLVEERPGINNSTITALISLKWKELSEEEKQVWNNKAAEAYKKEMEEYNKSVAEKQNNN from the exons ATGGCTACCACTGCTGAGATGGCCCTCGTCGCCGAACTTGTCCCCGCAAAGAAGGGGAGGTCGAGGAAGGCGCTGAAGCAGAAAAATCCATCATCGAACGAAGCCAATATATTGGCTGCTATTGTAACTCAGTCGCCTTCACTGGCGTTGCCAGTGGACGACTCAGTTAAGGAGAACCTTGAAACCCTCACACAACCACGATccgaaaagaaaacaaacaagagAGGAGCCTCAAAGGCTAAGAAACAAACAGAAACTGAAAATTCATTTGAGAAAGAGTTGCTAGAAAtgcaagaaaagcttcaaaagaTGACACTTGAGAAGGAGCAGACTGAGGAAATTTTGAAAGCCAGAGAGGATATGTTGAAGCAGAAGGAGGAAGAGCTCGAAGCTCGGGATAAAGAGCAAGAGAAGCTTCAAATTGAACTCAAAAAGTTGCAGAAAATGAAAGAGTTCAAACCAACCCTG aATTTCCCTATAGTGCAATCTCTAAGGGACAAAGAGgagaaaaaggagaagaagaagaaggcagATCCTTCGAAGAAAAGGCCAGCAGCGCCGTACGTATTGTGGTGCAAAGATCAATGGAATGAG GTGAAAAAGGCTAACCCAAATGCTGAGTTCAAAGAGATATCAAATTTATTGGGGGCAAAGTGGAAAACAATAAGTGCAGAAGAAAAGAAGCCTTATGAGGAAAAATACCAAGCTGAAAAGGAAGCTTACTTGAAAATTGTCGGGAAGGAGAAGCGCGAATTAGAAGCTATGAGGCTCTTAGATGAAGAGCAGAAACAGAAAACAGCTATGGAATTGCTTGAACAATATATTCAATTCCAACAAGGAGCAATTGAaaatgaaaacaagaagaaaaa GAAAGAAAAAGACCCCTTGAAACCAAAACAGCCATTATCAGCATTTTTCCTGTTTACAAATGAGCGTCGCGCTGCTCTACTTGCTGAGAACAAGAATGTAAAGGAG GTGGCAAAAATTACAGGTGAAGAGTGGAAGAACATGACAGAGAAACAAAAAGCACCTTATGAAGGG ATGGCAATGAAGAGAAAGGAGAAATATTTGCAAGAAATGGAAGTTTATAAGAAGAAAAAAGACGAAGAAGCTGCTGCACATTCGAAGGAAGAGGAGGAACTGATGAAACTTAAGAAACAAGAAGCACTTCAATtgctcaaaaagaaagaaaagacagaAAATTTAATCAAG CAGAAAACGAAAGAAAATCgccaaaagaagaaacaaaaggaagacAATGTTGTGGATCCTAACAAACCAAAGAAGCCTGCTGGATCATTCTTTCTCTTCAGCaaagaggaaaggaagaaactAGTCGAAGAGCGCCCTGGAATCAATAATTCTACTATTACTGCTCTCATTTCTCTAAAATGGAAG GAATTGagtgaagaagaaaaacaagtgtGGAACAACAAAGCAGCTGAAGCATACAAAAAGGAAATGGAAGAGTACAACAAATCTGTAGCAGAAAAGCAGAACAACAATTAG